The genomic interval GCGGCGCCCATCAAGGGGTGCTCCCCGCTCTTCGGCGCGCTGACGGCGGTCCTTTTCTTCGGCGAGCAGCCTTCCTGGTTCAACATTGTGGGTATCTTGCTCGTCGTCGGGGGCATCGCGCTCATCTCCTCGAGCACGGGCGGCGAGGGAAGGGGGAGGCGCATTGACATCCTCTGGCCCATCGCCGCCGGGATAGTCGCCGGCATCGGAGCCAACTTCTGGCGGAGAGGGATGGGGTCTTTCCCCGATACCCTGGCCGCCTCGTTCGTGGCCGCCGCCGCGGGGATTCTCGTTGCGGGCCTCTATGCCCTCCTCTCGGGCAACGCCCGCAAGCCGGGCGATCTCAAATGGGGGCTCAAGTACTACACGGTGTGCGGGATCATGGGCGGCGCGGGCATCTTATGCTACGCCAACGCACTGCAGCGGGCCGAGGTCTACCGGGTGCTCCCCATCATTCAGGTATCGCCGCTTTTTGCGGTCATTTTCTCGATCGTGCTCCTGCGCCGGACCGAGGGCATCACCTGGCACGTCCCGGCCGGCGCTTTGTTCACCGTCGCCGGGGCCATCCTGGTGACCTTGCGGCATCTTTCCCCGTGATCCATCGGGGTGTTTCGATCTGGACGGAAACGGGAAAAACCTTTATAAGTCCCACCTCGGAGGCGCCGCCCCCGCCGGGCCGCATCCTCCTCGTCCCCATCGTCTAGCCTGGCCCAGGACACCGGCCTTTCACGCCGGCAACAGGGGTTCAAATCCCCTTGGGGACGCCACTTTAACCCCCGCTGCGGCTGTAAGCCGTAGATTTAAAACCACTTCTCGCTCCCAAGGCTCTTTTGGCTTCTTGATTTTCGGCCCCAGTTCGATGCGGTCGATCACTTCCCGGACTAATGAGCCCGGCTTGTCCAAAAACCCAAACGAACCAAAATCCCCTATGTGAGAGCCTTTTGAGTTTCAAGCAGGACATGGATGGAGTTTTTGCGGAGGACAGGGAATTGCTCTTAGGAGCAAGGCGACGAAAGGCCTGCATTCAAGCTGAAATTATCAATTCGCCATGCACAGGGCACAACCAGTACAAATACCCAAAATTCTGCGAAAATTATCAATTCGCCATGGACAGGT from bacterium carries:
- a CDS encoding DMT family transporter; this encodes MQIDAAVLFAVGAAFFFAVADMFARYGVQRANAFVGTVITLAGEIIFFLAVIPFTGLEFPPLSSAYLWISAGGATNPALFLIFYIIGISKIGVSRAAPIKGCSPLFGALTAVLFFGEQPSWFNIVGILLVVGGIALISSSTGGEGRGRRIDILWPIAAGIVAGIGANFWRRGMGSFPDTLAASFVAAAAGILVAGLYALLSGNARKPGDLKWGLKYYTVCGIMGGAGILCYANALQRAEVYRVLPIIQVSPLFAVIFSIVLLRRTEGITWHVPAGALFTVAGAILVTLRHLSP